The nucleotide window attttttttaaaaattattgagacAATGACAAATTGGATTGACTCCCCCCACGACCTGGGTCATGGACTtcatcaagtttaataacttttttataattttttttatttaattataagataaaaacatatGCTCATAAAATTGAGCACCTACCTAAAAATAGACACTTTATTATAGACAATTATCcctagaaagcaaacaaaaattaataatgcaGTCCATTTTCCAaccattcaatattaaatgatgaaattgaaaaagaataaattaaaaacaattaaaaaaccaaaaaaaaaaaaacatatcctaTCGGTAGGTAAATTCGTCAAGTATATGAATCAGGTAAGCTGGGCTAGTACACCAAATATTTGAACCGGGTTATGGACTTCATTgtgattataatttgtttttttatctatattttatttaactatataataacaaaaatagatgattgTGAAATCAAATACCAACTCAATACTGAGatgtgtttttagataaaaaaaaagttttatatttaatcataaaattaaattcccAATTAATCCAGTATccaaggattaaaaaaaattaatttagaagaTTAAACTTGTTAGACCAGCAAACCAAGTCAATTAGCAAAACCTGTGAATAGGTCCATtgactttataaagtttagtatcataatttttttatgaaattatcttttttaattatacgagaaaaaaatagacgataaaaaagtcaagttcaattagaaaaaacactCCACTAAACTCATAAATCATGGCAACCTGGGTTACTCTGACAAATCTTTAAACCACACCAACCttataaaaaggtaaaataaaaggaaacaaattatgaaactaaattctcaaccatcccaatattaaaaagataaaatcgataaaaaaaattgaaaaaaaaaatcataacaaaaattaaaaaacataaagaaaaaggaaagaaaacaaagcattgtggattactattgtcatttaCAATGTAATGTGAATAGTAGTTTCTTCacaccctttaatttttattactttataaagtttaataacatgacttttctctaaaattaattttttttaactatacgagaaaaaaatagactataaaaaaattaagttgaattaaaaaaaatccacaaaacTTGTAAATTATGGCAACATGAGTTACCTTGATGAACCCGTTAACcacaataaaatcatataaaagcaaaataaaaagaagtaaattacaaagataaattttcaataatatcaattttaaaagataaaatcgacaaaaatagatttgaaaaaaaattataaaaaaatttaaaagaaaaaaaaaaaaaagcaaaacattgTTGGATTACCATTATAATCCATAGTGCAATGAGTTTTGGGTAAACAATAGTTTTCCcatattcttcattttttgttactttttaaaatttaataatatgatttttttctaaaactattttattaataatataaaaaaaaataaactatagaaaagctaatttcaattaaaaaaatcaaccaaatttaTAAATGGGAGCAAACTAGCTTACTTTGAAAAATCCACAaccattttaatttcataaaaaaaaattataaagttgaatTCTGGTTAtctctatattaaaaaaataaaattgacaaattttgttttgaaaaaaattataaaaaaacaaaatgaaaaagaaaagaaaaactatatattgaggaaataaaaacaatataaagaaATACTAAGAAATACTGTAGTAATctagaaaaaatagaaggatTATACTGCTTTCCCCGCgtgttttagtttttcttataattttcacGATCAAAATGTTCTCAAAATTCCAAAACGCGACTAAAAGAGCAGCAAAAAACGCAacgaataataacaaatagttACTATCTTGATAAGGCAAGAAAGGTTACTAATAAGAGCCCGCAAAAACTGCATACCGTTTTCACTGTTAGCAACCACATAAACATGGTAGAGCAGCAGAATTCATCTTCCAAAGTTCAAGCTTTATATGAACTCTGCAAAAAGACCTTTACACCCTCCGGGGTACCCCCTTCCTCTCGTTCCATCCAGAAACTCTGCTCTCTTTTGGgtatttcattttttcatttgctcttattatatttataattttcttcttatGTTGTTTACTTTAATTCTCAAGTGGGTTTTGTGAATTATGTAGAATTTGATTtgggttttcctttgttttgAAGCTGAACTTGAAAAGGTGAAACCTTCTAAGAATAATTGGAATTTGtacagtgtgtgtgtgtgtattggtTATCCCTTCAGTTTTCGTTGGAATTAGAAAACTTTAGCAGAGTTCTCATGATATAACTTAAGGATGAAAGTATGAAATGACATACAGTTGCAATAATATTGGAAGACCCAACGCATTATTGCTGCATCAATATATTGATTCTCAAATTTCTCTTATAGTTATGGAATGAGTGACAGTTCGTTATGTGCTTCATTATTTAGCTTGCTAGTACTCTAAGCTACAAATTTCCGTGCACTGCTCCGCTGTTGTACAGACACGGTTGGCCCTGCTGATGTAGGGCTTAGAGAGGAAAATCCAGATGATGATAGAGGGCATGGCTTTCTTGGACCTAATCGGTTGACCAGGGTTGTTCGATGGGCTCAATCCATAACATACGTAGATATTTTTGAATGTGATAGTTTTACGGTGAGCGTTACCATCTTCtttctgaaaaatgattttgttcATGTTGGGGTAGCTATTGTGTTTCATttcagttatatatatatatatatatatatatctatcaaTTTGTTGGTAGATTTTGGTAATGATAGTTAGAATTAATTTAGTACCATTTCACttcttaaattttcttctttgctGGTGTTTGTGCTTCTCGACTAACAAAATATTTGTGCTGAAGTTCTCCTTGATTTTGTTTGagcagttttttatttgaataatatattCTGATTTTGAGAAGTAGGCTGGAAGTGCAGATTGATGTTTAAAGTTGTTTGATATGACGATTCTCTTTATGCAGATGTGTATATTTTGCTTTCCAACTTCTTCCGTTATTCCACTTCATGACCATCCTAGTATGACAGTTTTCAGCAAAGTTCTATATGGCTCTTTGCATGTGAAAGCTTATGATTGGGTTGAGCCTTCCCGTTACCAAAAAAGCAAGGGGCCTGGTTATCCAGCAGGTTTGCCTTTTGAGAGCCTTTTCAACATCCACCCTGTCAGTTTTAGAACTTTcactatcttttttattttattattttttgttaccaTCAAGAATTGGAATAGTTTGTGTGCTCATTTGGGGTTTTAATTCTAAATCATCTACAGTTATTTGAGTATTTCTCTTCTATACACTCCTAATTTGGGTCCAGCTTTAATCAATGATTCACCTTTTTCGAAAGCAAGATCAAGTTGAAATGAAAATCCATGGATTCAAATGCTTTTTGTCAGTTGTCTCTGCAATCTAAGGAACGGATATCTTACTGCATTTTCTTCTTACTAGATAAAATCAAGGCTCCATGATGCACCACCCAAGCAAGCTCAGATATGTTGATGGTTGCTGgttaacatttttctttttaatcaaaaactGAGCAGACTAGTAATGAAATTATTGGCCTAATATAGATAATTTTCACTTGTTCCATGCCCCATGATAGAGATGGTTTTTATTCAGAACCATTATATTGTTCAGACCCGACATCCCATATTATATTGGTATTTGTATGTGTTCAGATAAGTAAATATGTATAAATCTTTGTGTACATGAGTCAATGAGTGTATGTATCTATGTGCATGGGTATGTAATGAGAATTTCTTGGTATTAATTAGTTAAAGTAACTGACTGATGATGTCACTTTTCAAATAGTTGGCCCGTTGGCAAGAATACTTTAATTTTCCCTATAAAGTAGTGTTGTCAAAAGACATTGAGGCATTCCAGGCCAAGCCAGGCGAGGCCTCATCACCTATATTAGCCACAGGCGATGGATTTTAATGAAGCGTTGCTTACGCGAGCGCCTTGTGAGTGGGTGCAAGGAGTTAAAGCTAGCACCTGCtcgaagtttttctttttatgttggatttttttttaactcatttatattttgacttatttgtccattttttaatttaacacaaGAAACAACTTAggggtatttaaaaaaaaaaatcaataaagtgGAAGACAAACATACATTTAGAAGAGAAACACTAGCCacactttcttttttcaacCATGGGAGTCGGGGAACAACACATCTCTACAggtaatactttaattttttttctttattactctatattttattattgtcatctttttgtttttttctcaattaatttctttattcttcAAGCATCTGCTCTCTCTCCCCCATGTTATTTGTTCTCTCTCTTCACATGtcaattttaatggtgttaTGCTAccaaaattttaactttttgttttgatttgtttttgctttttaatctaTTTGGTTACTTACCactttaaattatcttattttgttttagggtgaaaaatataactttatatgactatgttatggtattttatattttcttttgaatttttaatgatcAAATCTTAATTGagatgatatatattttagatttatataatataaaataatattacatatatattttttaatttatagcatATTGCCTTGGTTCTTTTGGTCGAGCACCTTGGGCATTTTACAGGCTTCGCACCTTTTAGTGCCTTTTGCCTTTGACAACACTACTGTAAAGCTAAGTTGTCTGGCATCATTTAGCGGTGTTTGGAATTGAAGTTGGTCTGTTGAATTATAGTTTCAAATTCACAGCTATGAACTTCCACCAAATACAGGCGCCATTAAAAACTGCGTGATATGATATCAGAATATGAGACTGACTGAAACTAACATTGTGGACTTCTGTCCCCTGTAGGCATTCACTAAAATCTGTCAGTAAGTTTGCTGTATGTTTGGATCATGTTTTGCTTTAGTTTGGGTTACAAAGAGTAAAATAGGTGTCACTGGCTATAGTCACTATCTTATGTGTTTTAGTGTTCGAGTTTCGAGTATAAAGAGGTGCGGGCTAATGATGCCCATCTTTGGCAGTAAGTTTGGCGAAGTTGACAGTTGATAAAGTCTTGACAGCTCCCTGTGGGACGTCAGTATTGTTCCCAAAAAGTGGTGGGAATCTGCATTGTTTCACTGCAGTTACCCCTTGTGCTGTGCTTGACATTCTTACACCTCCTTATAGAGAAGATGCAGGCAGAAAATGTACTTATTACCATGACTATCCTTATTCTACCTCCTGTAAGTAACCTCTATTTTCattcattattataatttcaatcaCCGTTTCCCCCCCTTTCCTTGCTGTTCTGCTATTCTTGCTGCATATAGGAGTCGAAGCATGTGAAATTCATATTGGATTCTTGTTTAACCATGCAACAAAGCTGAATAGCTTTTTAACATATCACCCTGCAGCTATAGGAAATGGAGCTGAGTTAAGTGATGAAAAAATAGATGACCATGCATGGCTTGCTGAGGTAGAAACACCTGATCTCTATATGGGCCAAGGAGCATACACAGGACCAACTGTCAAGGTTTAACTCTCATCTGTTTGATCAATACATTACCTGTAATTCTCTTCCCAGTTTTGTTTACTCAGGATCATGTTATTGTTAACTCTAACTGCAACTGGAATGTTGAATTTTGAACTCAGTGGATGATTTCTCTTTGATTACATAGCTGAGGATATctttttgctctcttttttcttcagtaggataaaatgacttgaaatgCAGAAAATCCTCATAAATCTGTAGTTCTAAGTAAGCTGTAAGAGTCATCTCTACCTTCAGCGAATTGTATGGTTATAGAAGCCTGTTATTTATTCTTTTGTCACCATGTAATGCTGGGGTCTCAGATTGTTGCAGTTTTGTTGATGCTCAGTGTATATGATAGGGTACTTTTGATCATTATGCTCGAGACTTTGCCCCAGACCTGCAACTTGCACCAAAATGTAGCTTATTATGCTCAGCAGCTGAAAGAGTTTtgctttgttaattattttgtttgataaatGATCCACTGGAGTCTTGTAGAACCTAGCTGGTATGTAAAGCAGTATCTTCCAAACATATGATTAAAGGAAGCCCTGAAATGGATATGATCAGCTGGTAGAAGGCATTTTCTAGCGCGACTCGCCGCAAAACTGCCGCTTTTGAGCTGATTATTGGTCAGCTTATCTGCATCCTACTGGTTGCATCTACAAACATTCTATCTATTGTCTGTTAATGGACGTACtgagaaatattatataaacaacACAGAACGTATTACAAGCCATTTTcgcattaaattaaattaaaaaaaaaactcagtcgTTATTGTGACCTCCTAGAGATTACTGTAGATTACAACAATAATCtatcgtgatttttttttctttaatcatatTTCTTTTTCCCAGTTGATGTTTAGTTTGGcaagataaatttaattatattgattaaaaaaaaattaaggcttAAATAACTACATTTGAAACCAAGACAAATGAGGGACTACACTGAGCGTGCAAGGGAAGGGAAGATTCAAGATTGGTTGTACCAACAACACGTGTCAGTGTACTAGAGAAGTTGGAAGCGAGTTTTTCCATTTGGGGCAGCGTCCACGGTGCGACTTTGGGggcattttctttcttctcctcacctttttttttcttttttcttcttggtttTCTTGTTGAACTCTCCGAGATAGGAagctgtttaattttttatgtcaaatttaatttttaattttttttgattgttttcttttttaagaataacttttttttttaatttattatttaatattcagtaaattaaaaattaaaaattagacttttataattttttatttgctactaaaaaataatcttcatGTCAATAGTTGGATCACGAGTTTAAAAGAATAGGTTggttgacattgtttttttaggttttttttaattattatttttttaattttattattcaacattagaGTTGAgtgtattttaagttttttttggattgtatattttttaatttcatctttaaatattaaattgatttaaaaattaaatttcataattttttttgattttttctattgagTTGTTCTATCTACATGATTAGGTTTGGAGGTTTGGTGAGCTACCCAACTTTACTTATATCTTTCCAGTTCAAATCTAATTAGAAAtgtagttttgatatttttttattaaatttttattttattatcaataaattatatagatatctttcctttatcttttagaatattgaaaagtttttctttttttttttataggtgaaCATGACACCTGCCAGTTGATTTCCTTACTTACTCTGGAGAACATAGCGCCATCTGTCTCCAGATGACACAGGAACGTACTTGGTCGTTGGGAATGGGCTTCCACCAAACAGTTTGAGATGAGACGGACAAGCACAGGAGTTTCAAGAGATGAGTTGTCATTACTGGGAACTtatgcatcatcatcatcgttttTTTCAAACTGTTGttgcttttaattaattaatttatttttatagtattgcttttttatttgtcatgcaGTTGAATAAAGTTTCAATCCTGTCCTTTAATGGCTGGCACCGGTAGCATCAGCTGCATACAGAACGACGAGAAAGAACTACATAGTCTGGACAGCTCCACATACAGCTATGGATCTTAGCTTCAGATGGATTTATAGCACCTGCTGTTTGATATTCCGATCTCAGTCAACCTCCACAGACTAGCACAGGTCATTTTTTGTGCTTAACAGCGCACTCGAGAGACCCAGAGATGCTGGACCTCCAAAGAGGCTACTGTCGTTATTTCAAGCATGAAAACTTAATGCGTAGATTAGTGATGGAGAGCTTCGAAAGTAGTGCAAAAGTTCAGCTACCTAGCATGTAGCAGCACAATGATATCAAAAGGAGAAAATCTAGTCATTTGAATTTAATGAGTTTAGATAGCAAAGAAACTTCTTATTATATAAGACAACATAGAAACAGCAATGGTACAGATCTGGAACCAACTCACAATGTCACATCTAACCGAGTTCAGCTTTCTAACACATACCAGCTAAACTTTCTTATTCCGAGGCACAATTGTTCCCATCAACATTTAGAAGTTAAAATGCCAAGCTGATCAGGAAATTGGCATACATGCTGACTGGTTAGGTCAAAAATCTCACTAGACTTTCCAGGTCCACTTAACTTGTAGCTCTGGAATTTCATGACGCTAAATTTGATCCAATTCCTTTTCCACAAAATATCCTTAAAGGGATCTGAAAGCTTCACCAGCATATCGCACATTTCCAAGTTCCTCTTCAATGCGCAGAAGCTGCAAGTGAATTGAAATTCACCAGTAAAGTGATGAACGTAGATTTGAACAAGTGAAATAAACAGAACCATTTTCTGCAGCTAAGAGAACATAGGCAAGATTATTGAACAAAGAAAGGCTTTAGATAAGCACAAGATTCTTGGGAGATGGATGATAAAATCTTTAGCTTATGAGATAAGCAGAAGGACACCAATTCCTCTTTGTTGTATCAAAATCTCAGTCTGTCGAGAATGTTTTAGAAAGGTTGTATCAGATCACCCAATTAAGCCAAATCTCCTAAAATGGGCTCTAATTGTTATCAACTTGATCTAACTAGACATACAGGAAGCTTCCACATTGTGAATATGCTACAATAATGCAATACTGCACTGATATCAGAATTGTTGCTAGCTGCATTTTCAGCCCTCTCCATGTCCGTTTGTGAGAGAGAGGTCTAGGAGTTGCCTAGAGGTGGAAAAAGCTTCATACTTGAAAATAAGAATGCTGAAAGTAAAcgattgggggggggggggggtgaaaGGAATAAGAGAGACAGACAGCTGCATCTGCAGCAATATTTGAAAGGGCAAAGAGCAGGTAAACTACAAGTTTTACCTGATTATACTTGGCCAACCGCTCACTTCTGCAAGGAGCTCCAGTCTTGATCTATACAACACAGCAAGTACAGTCAAATCCATAACAAAAGAATTGTGCAGTTTATCTGGCATAGTATAACGAGTTTAGATAATAAACCTGTCCACTGGCCAAGCCAACAGAAAGATCAGCTATGAAGTTATCCTCAGTTTCACCACTACGATGGCTGACCATCACACCCCAACCTGCAGCTTTGGAGTCAAGTGCTGCTCTAATGGATTCAGTCACTGTACCTATCTGGTTAACCTGCAAGTCAATGGATCAAGATGAACCAATTTAATTGCACCATCAGTGtggaaaaaaatttacttgCAAATTCCATTTTCTGAGAGCAGAaatggataaataaataaataaaggctgTAACTTCTGTATAAGGAATAAGAAAAGGAGAACATGATAGATTTGATGCTCGCCTTTAGTAGCAAGCCATTGCAAGCCTTTTTCTGAATTGCCTCAGCGATTCTCTTTGGATTTGTGACCAACAAGTCATCTCCAACAATCTGGATATCAACTGAAGATTGTAGTGAAGCCCATGAATTCCAATCATCCTGATCAAAGGGATCTTCAATAGACACAATAGGGAATTCCTTGACAAAATCCTTGTAGAGGTCACCAAGGCTTTGGGCTGAGAGCACATGAGCTCCATCATTTGGTTGGTTTTTAAAGTTCAAATCATATTTTCCATCTTTGAGAAACTCTGAAGCAGCAACGTCCATTCCTATCTTGATCTGCGTCATTATTTTGTGTTCAAATTAAGTATAAGCAAAATTTTACCTGCAGcataaacagaaaaagaaactgACTGCTGTCTACCTTTCCTGTGTATCCAGCCTTTTCAATCGCATCCATGAGCAAAACTAGTCCTTCCCTGTTATCCTGAACATTGGGAGCAAATCCCCCCTCGTCTCCAACATTGCAAGCATCTTGTCcatattttttctcaataattttCTTCAGTGTATGATACACTGTCACGTTAAGAAATAAAACAGTTATCAGTCGTTGTCATAACAGATGGGGACTTGAAGTAAAGGGCAACACTAAAGAACATCTCTATCCATGGTAATCATAAGAAAAGATCTTAACTTCAGAAACCACATAATTAAAAACTGCAGGTGGAACTACTGCATAAGGTTTACAACAATATTAAATCCACATCCATTTCAGCTTTGATTCATGATGCTAAACTAACTGtagtttaattcttttttttctccccgTTTTAGGTGGTGGAAAATATCAAATAACCAACgaacatttataattaaaagacaGTAAAATGTACGGCTAGAACAGATAGAAATAATTAGCTAACCTTCACTGCCCATTCGGAGTGCTTCGGCGAAATTGGTCGCACCTACAGGCAGAATCATAAATTCTTGCATGGCCAGATTATTTCCAGCATGACTGCCTCCATTAATGACATTAAAAGCTGGAACAGGCATAACAAGCTCCTTGGTTCCTGATATTTCCTGGATGTGTTTATACAGTGGAACTCCCTTGGCCCCTGCACCAGCCCGGCACACACTCAGGGATACTCCAAGAATAGCATTAGCACCCAATTTTGCCTTATTTGGAGTTCCATCAATATCCAGCATTATAGCATCCACATCAGCTTGATTTCTAGTCAAATGTCAAGAAAGATTATGCAGCTCAGAAATTCATTC belongs to Populus nigra chromosome 18, ddPopNigr1.1, whole genome shotgun sequence and includes:
- the LOC133677830 gene encoding plant cysteine oxidase 3-like, coding for MVEQQNSSSKVQALYELCKKTFTPSGVPPSSRSIQKLCSLLDTVGPADVGLREENPDDDRGHGFLGPNRLTRVVRWAQSITYVDIFECDSFTMCIFCFPTSSVIPLHDHPSMTVFSKVLYGSLHVKAYDWVEPSRYQKSKGPGYPAVSLAKLTVDKVLTAPCGTSVLFPKSGGNLHCFTAVTPCAVLDILTPPYREDAGRKCTYYHDYPYSTSSIGNGAELSDEKIDDHAWLAEVETPDLYMGQGAYTGPTVKV
- the LOC133678700 gene encoding enolase 1, chloroplastic gives rise to the protein MALATQPATNFFNKKNPLLNSFSTKQPKISTRSLVIRNSATVAPPSTVRIAKECKVKSVKARQIIDSRGNPTVEVDLVTDDQLYRSAVPSGASTGIYEALELRDGDKSVYGGKGVLSAVQNVNNFLGPKLLGVDVRNQADVDAIMLDIDGTPNKAKLGANAILGVSLSVCRAGAGAKGVPLYKHIQEISGTKELVMPVPAFNVINGGSHAGNNLAMQEFMILPVGATNFAEALRMGSEVYHTLKKIIEKKYGQDACNVGDEGGFAPNVQDNREGLVLLMDAIEKAGYTGKIKIGMDVAASEFLKDGKYDLNFKNQPNDGAHVLSAQSLGDLYKDFVKEFPIVSIEDPFDQDDWNSWASLQSSVDIQIVGDDLLVTNPKRIAEAIQKKACNGLLLQVNQIGTVTESIRAALDSKAAGWGVMVSHRSGETEDNFIADLSVGLASGQIKTGAPCRSERLAKYNQLLRIEEELGNVRYAGEAFRSL